The proteins below are encoded in one region of Bdellovibrio bacteriovorus:
- a CDS encoding pentapeptide repeat-containing protein produces MMRHWRNFWTVFIFSLTAVQSSSGLTLSASPLSGKTHPSFDYSEKPLSLAQVINAQFTNSSFLLNNWYQVSFKNVTWKDTNLAGTRSTKVEFENVDFRHSDLSGFKCNHCSLKNVTFENVKMDGAHFLGAVFINTHFVKSDLRRVDFVASSFQNCTVDSETAKHLSLEKLQKWKLQVKETP; encoded by the coding sequence ATGATGAGACATTGGCGCAATTTCTGGACCGTCTTCATTTTCAGTCTAACAGCTGTGCAATCTAGTTCTGGACTAACATTGAGTGCGTCGCCCCTCAGTGGAAAAACTCATCCCAGCTTCGACTATAGCGAAAAGCCTTTAAGTCTGGCTCAAGTGATCAACGCCCAATTTACCAACAGCTCTTTTCTTCTCAATAATTGGTATCAAGTTTCTTTTAAAAACGTGACTTGGAAAGATACAAATTTAGCCGGCACTCGATCTACGAAGGTTGAGTTCGAAAACGTGGACTTTAGGCACTCGGATCTTTCGGGGTTTAAATGCAACCACTGCAGCCTAAAGAATGTCACTTTCGAAAATGTAAAAATGGATGGAGCACACTTTTTAGGTGCCGTCTTTATTAATACTCATTTTGTTAAAAGTGATCTTCGACGCGTCGATTTCGTCGCAAGTTCATTTCAAAATTGCACCGTGGATTCTGAAACAGCAAAACACCTTTCTTTAGAAAAACTGCAAAAATGGAAGCTTCAAGTGAAGGAGACCCCATGA
- a CDS encoding Ig-like domain-containing protein: MNASLEAFSSQLRATGTLQPAYKPSDIVPIRWATAHGTMEPDYLTLEMSSDGGSTWTMIESRLENDGEYDWNISTLTPTVYSVRLTAVIRASQDIVEVGSFLLDNQVPVVGADQTIVVTEDTPQSFTLNAPTENDQYRIVFVSSPTRGTLTGCVANSNVLNCLYSPNLNNEIDDSFTYKIVDRAGNESAVATVTLDVTPVNDIPVIQTLACPTTIGENYNYSCTIAATDVDLPSPLTLTYHLDGTTTCGGWLSIDANTGEVSGTPGAAEVGTNCQVDVYAEDNVAGQSTRFSWNISVTNSAPIINVTGGPYSLLEDAAFAVIIPGANVSSIEESGSTYSLVTPTASGDHCVDHVASPAASNLTIDASTGEVSFRPAPDYQGVCYIRIALTDSFPSTGYTEVALTVTNVQDAPVVATNLTPCSASATEDVAYSCTVAITDPDPENLTVIRDGSDDCVWLTETPSSDGRTVTISGTPDNSNVGGCQLEIRATDPNAASHMQSLAITVANAAPTLTIATPDVLTEDDASFASSVVEVLSDADVSSLDEGQGVYSLVYTGLSGTACNDTSVVATPASDILINTTTGAVSIKPRAHYFGSCFAKIRFNDGNGAGNSIVDQEIEIIVNPVNDAPTITSVPTTWEILLDPSGNKVENVPLTLSVGPANESAQTASLICTNSNPTRLNVNCSATRVGDGSVNIVLTATPGVDSSAVVTVKVKDDAGGTDESTVATINVSLTDAVVLAPIAVDTLNYDIWSKASTEYSTAVANSSRTFVVRVNPGVKVYSNDPQYAAMVTGTSSGALSTTARVRLINQGSIIGASGAGGASAASGDPGPLRQGQDGGTAFQVYALHANVTIINEGFIFGGGGGGGRGGTDNNDGAQGQGGAGEGPLAAAVAGSAGASSGGVGGGAATAVAVGVTVHDYIPSNGAAQINASAGQGGSSCLIGSALGNDPGQAKFGRGGFGAGFGGGAGTCSLSYGGGGGGGYFGGGGGSGGLSDVSDGANVNTDVNGYNGGNGGAAIQVPNSVVNPGDVNIVILPEAGSQIAGCVWNDISQRYLTGVTGDSDVNTRTLTFSSTAAQSVNAPSSVRVWNNGRGKAYR, translated from the coding sequence ATGAACGCCAGTCTAGAGGCTTTTAGTTCTCAGTTGAGAGCGACGGGCACTTTGCAACCTGCGTATAAACCTTCAGACATCGTTCCGATTCGCTGGGCCACGGCTCATGGCACCATGGAACCTGACTACCTAACATTAGAAATGTCCTCCGACGGTGGTTCTACTTGGACCATGATTGAATCGCGACTTGAAAACGACGGGGAATATGACTGGAACATTTCGACACTGACTCCCACAGTTTATAGCGTTCGTTTAACGGCCGTGATTCGCGCGTCGCAAGACATCGTTGAAGTCGGAAGTTTTCTTCTCGACAACCAAGTTCCTGTTGTTGGTGCCGATCAAACAATTGTGGTGACGGAAGATACACCTCAAAGCTTCACTTTGAATGCCCCGACTGAAAACGATCAGTACCGTATTGTCTTTGTCTCTAGTCCCACGCGCGGAACCTTGACGGGCTGTGTGGCAAATTCGAATGTACTCAACTGCCTCTATTCTCCTAATCTCAATAATGAGATTGATGATAGCTTTACATATAAAATAGTCGATCGTGCCGGCAACGAATCGGCCGTAGCGACAGTCACCCTCGATGTAACGCCGGTTAATGATATTCCGGTCATTCAAACTTTGGCTTGTCCAACGACGATTGGCGAAAACTACAACTATTCGTGCACGATCGCGGCGACGGATGTGGATCTTCCAAGTCCTTTGACGCTTACTTATCATCTGGATGGAACAACGACCTGCGGAGGTTGGTTGTCCATTGATGCCAACACGGGCGAAGTCAGTGGAACTCCAGGGGCTGCCGAAGTGGGAACGAACTGTCAGGTTGATGTTTACGCCGAGGACAACGTTGCCGGACAGAGCACTCGTTTCTCATGGAATATTTCGGTCACGAACTCGGCACCTATCATCAATGTTACTGGCGGACCTTACAGTCTTTTAGAAGACGCCGCTTTTGCCGTGATTATTCCAGGGGCAAATGTCTCTTCGATTGAAGAAAGTGGAAGCACTTACAGTTTAGTGACGCCGACGGCTTCTGGCGATCATTGCGTTGATCATGTGGCTTCTCCCGCAGCGTCTAATCTGACGATTGACGCCTCTACGGGCGAAGTGTCTTTCAGACCAGCTCCCGACTATCAAGGTGTCTGTTATATTCGTATTGCCTTAACGGACAGCTTTCCTTCCACGGGTTACACGGAAGTCGCGTTGACAGTAACAAATGTTCAGGATGCGCCGGTCGTTGCTACAAATCTAACTCCATGTTCGGCGTCTGCGACTGAAGACGTGGCTTATTCTTGTACGGTTGCGATCACGGATCCTGATCCAGAAAATCTCACAGTGATTCGTGATGGCTCCGACGATTGCGTTTGGTTGACTGAAACTCCGTCCTCGGATGGCCGAACAGTCACTATCTCGGGAACGCCCGATAATAGCAACGTCGGAGGATGTCAGTTAGAAATACGCGCTACCGATCCGAATGCGGCTTCACATATGCAGTCCTTGGCAATCACTGTTGCGAACGCAGCGCCCACATTGACGATTGCGACACCCGATGTTCTGACCGAAGATGATGCAAGTTTTGCCAGCAGTGTTGTTGAAGTGCTTTCCGATGCTGACGTAAGTTCTTTGGATGAAGGACAAGGCGTATACTCTTTAGTTTATACAGGCCTTTCGGGTACAGCATGTAATGACACCAGTGTCGTTGCAACTCCGGCGTCAGATATTCTGATCAACACCACCACGGGCGCGGTGAGTATCAAACCTCGCGCACATTACTTCGGATCTTGTTTTGCAAAAATTCGCTTTAACGATGGCAACGGTGCTGGAAATTCCATCGTAGATCAAGAAATCGAGATCATTGTGAATCCGGTGAACGATGCTCCGACAATCACGAGTGTTCCCACAACGTGGGAAATTTTACTAGATCCTTCCGGCAATAAAGTCGAAAACGTCCCATTGACTCTCTCAGTGGGGCCGGCAAATGAGAGCGCCCAAACGGCCTCGCTTATTTGTACAAATTCAAATCCGACAAGACTTAACGTGAATTGTTCTGCAACGCGCGTGGGTGACGGCAGTGTCAATATCGTATTAACAGCGACTCCTGGTGTGGATTCATCTGCCGTTGTGACGGTGAAAGTAAAAGATGATGCGGGTGGCACGGATGAATCTACGGTCGCAACAATCAACGTTTCCTTGACCGATGCTGTCGTTCTTGCGCCGATTGCGGTAGATACACTGAACTATGATATTTGGTCCAAAGCCTCCACAGAATATAGTACGGCAGTTGCCAACTCCAGTCGTACTTTCGTTGTGCGTGTGAATCCTGGCGTTAAAGTTTATAGTAATGATCCTCAATATGCTGCAATGGTAACTGGAACTTCTTCAGGTGCATTATCGACGACAGCGCGTGTTCGACTCATCAATCAAGGAAGTATTATTGGCGCTAGTGGTGCAGGCGGTGCATCGGCGGCTTCCGGTGATCCGGGGCCCCTTCGTCAAGGACAAGACGGCGGCACAGCTTTCCAAGTTTACGCTCTTCACGCCAATGTTACGATCATCAACGAAGGCTTCATCTTCGGTGGCGGCGGCGGCGGTGGTCGCGGAGGAACTGATAACAACGACGGTGCTCAAGGACAAGGCGGCGCCGGTGAAGGACCCCTTGCTGCGGCTGTCGCAGGAAGTGCCGGAGCTTCAAGTGGAGGCGTCGGTGGTGGAGCTGCAACCGCAGTCGCTGTTGGGGTTACAGTTCATGACTACATTCCTTCAAATGGTGCTGCGCAAATCAATGCTTCCGCTGGCCAAGGTGGAAGCAGCTGTTTGATCGGATCTGCGTTAGGTAATGACCCGGGGCAGGCTAAATTCGGTCGTGGCGGTTTCGGTGCCGGCTTCGGTGGTGGCGCGGGAACATGTTCTCTCTCATACGGCGGCGGCGGCGGTGGTGGTTACTTCGGTGGCGGCGGTGGATCCGGTGGTCTTTCCGATGTCAGCGACGGGGCAAACGTGAACACCGACGTGAACGGTTATAACGGTGGTAATGGTGGTGCGGCGATTCAAGTGCCGAACTCGGTCGTGAATCCTGGCGACGTGAATATCGTGATTCTTCCTGAAGCAGGATCGCAGATCGCAGGTTGCGTGTGGAATGATATTTCTCAAAGATATCTGACGGGCGTAACAGGGGATAGTGATGTCAACACACGAACACTGACGTTTTCTTCAACCGCTGCACAAAGCGTGAATGCTCCAAGCAGTGTCCGTGTTTGGAATAACGGCCGCGGTAAAGCCTACCGCTAA
- a CDS encoding OsmC family protein, whose protein sequence is MDRKATAVWKGNIQNGKGELTTESGALRNTPYTFNTRFGSELGTNPEELIGAAHAGCFTMALSGALMKKGFTADRLETSAVVTVQKEGEGFTITSSKLKLIAEVPDIDSKTFQTIAEEAKSGCPVSKLLKANITLDVEFRSSQRGASATT, encoded by the coding sequence ATGGATAGAAAAGCCACGGCAGTATGGAAGGGCAATATTCAAAATGGAAAAGGCGAATTGACGACAGAAAGTGGGGCGTTAAGAAACACACCCTACACGTTCAACACTCGTTTCGGCTCCGAGTTGGGAACGAACCCTGAGGAATTGATTGGGGCGGCCCATGCTGGTTGTTTCACAATGGCTTTAAGTGGCGCCCTGATGAAAAAGGGGTTCACGGCGGATCGCCTGGAAACTTCTGCGGTTGTGACCGTGCAAAAAGAAGGCGAAGGTTTCACAATCACCTCTTCAAAATTAAAACTTATCGCCGAAGTTCCAGACATTGATTCTAAGACGTTTCAAACGATTGCGGAAGAAGCTAAATCCGGTTGTCCTGTTTCGAAACTTTTAAAAGCGAACATCACTTTGGATGTCGAGTTCCGCTCGTCGCAAAGAGGTGCCAGCGCTACGACGTAA
- a CDS encoding S8 family serine peptidase, whose product MKLQSFAARSSLITLLLSLGIAGCTASKTAPGEISNNGFLDGLYSTRPQVEEPFIAILKLQNPALLESAQRKDGKLQIDKRLLAAIEAEQKATIEELAAISPDIRVLIRYRLVLNGVAIWAPAKAFDAIKSLPNVVMTEKSGHFSRPIIQATEVAGRLGTNTSVKFIGSEAAHALNIRGQGMKVGIIDTGIDYTHAMFLGEGTEEAYKANNPSVANAGFPNKKVVGGIDLVGTEYNSGSPNYEKRIPRPDVNPLDEGGHGTHVAGTVAGIGDNVNTYSGVAPEADLYAIKVFGAKGSTSDEVVIAALEYSVDPNGDLNFDDQLDVVNLSLGSGYGNPHIMYNHAIKNTVLGGTVVVAAAGNNGDKSYIVGAPGVSDDAISVASVIDDSNQNVQFPAAAFTTSSGVLKEEFLEGAITKPLADVPALKGELIFLGVADKDFDEATKAQIKGKVALIDRGVVAFADKIKRAHGAGAIAVIVANNADGEMIVMGGEGSYDIPGIMITKKSATAVKAEMAKGSVIVDLKSGAIIEKPWLADTASPFSSRGPRSEDGLIKPEISSPGSNIISADMGLGAKGVANSGTSMAAPHVAGVMALLKQKFNTLTPAELKSVLLGHGKVISDANKKTYTISRQGAGRVQVAESLKAQVVSIPATVSLGITDVEKQKTLSRQITLKNISDAALTLTPEWSGSAALKVSAPSVTLAAGESKTITVTAKIIGSLMQNQTDELDGFLKFKTSETVALKLPALAVVRQISQVSVKSLTVHATSAADAAGSVATLEILNKGVNTGYAYLFNLLGSDSRKKDPKPDLAHNRNCDMQSAGYRIIEKDGVKKLQVAIKLFEGMTTWNTCEVNVQIDADGDGVTDQELAGLPAEDVPGLTGEQFATLLLDGAQARELRKKFEADFAANPEKAKEDYSSAVLDQQAMYVFDNSTLAIIEADVSALALAETGELNIKVSTTHQDNGVIEYDDYLENQDTKWQKVSVNSLAQAYAELPEEIELAGGTSQSLSLVKGYGAESLVLYAPQNRAVRDTVLEDSQSQVVPVTYNSED is encoded by the coding sequence ATGAAACTTCAGTCATTTGCAGCTAGATCGTCTTTAATCACGCTTCTTCTTTCATTGGGGATTGCGGGTTGTACGGCCTCCAAAACGGCTCCGGGAGAAATTTCTAATAACGGATTTTTGGATGGACTTTACTCAACTCGCCCACAAGTGGAAGAGCCTTTTATTGCCATCCTAAAACTCCAAAATCCTGCGCTTCTTGAATCCGCTCAGCGTAAGGATGGAAAACTGCAAATTGACAAAAGACTTTTGGCGGCCATTGAAGCCGAACAGAAAGCGACTATCGAAGAACTTGCCGCAATTTCTCCAGACATTCGAGTTCTTATTCGCTACCGACTTGTTTTAAACGGTGTTGCGATCTGGGCACCTGCGAAAGCCTTTGATGCGATCAAGTCTTTGCCTAACGTCGTCATGACGGAAAAATCAGGTCATTTTTCTCGTCCTATTATTCAAGCCACTGAGGTCGCGGGCCGCTTGGGAACGAACACTTCTGTTAAATTCATTGGCAGTGAAGCCGCTCACGCGCTGAACATTCGCGGTCAAGGCATGAAGGTCGGCATCATTGACACCGGCATCGACTATACTCACGCTATGTTCTTGGGTGAAGGAACAGAAGAAGCCTATAAAGCAAACAATCCTTCCGTGGCCAATGCCGGATTCCCAAATAAAAAAGTTGTCGGCGGCATCGACCTTGTCGGAACGGAATACAACTCTGGCTCTCCTAACTATGAAAAACGCATTCCTCGTCCCGACGTCAATCCGTTGGATGAAGGTGGTCACGGAACCCATGTTGCGGGAACTGTCGCGGGGATCGGTGATAATGTAAACACTTACAGTGGCGTTGCTCCTGAAGCGGACCTTTATGCGATCAAAGTTTTCGGAGCGAAAGGTTCAACCAGCGATGAAGTCGTCATTGCGGCTTTGGAATACTCTGTTGATCCTAACGGAGATTTGAATTTCGATGATCAATTGGACGTTGTGAACCTTTCTTTGGGAAGCGGTTATGGCAACCCCCACATCATGTACAATCATGCGATCAAAAATACGGTTCTTGGTGGCACAGTTGTAGTCGCAGCAGCAGGTAACAACGGAGATAAGAGCTACATCGTAGGCGCCCCTGGCGTTTCTGATGATGCGATCTCCGTGGCTTCCGTGATTGATGATTCCAATCAAAACGTTCAATTTCCAGCAGCGGCCTTCACGACTTCCAGCGGAGTTTTGAAAGAAGAATTCCTAGAAGGCGCGATCACAAAGCCCTTGGCAGATGTACCAGCGCTTAAAGGAGAGTTGATCTTTCTAGGCGTGGCCGATAAAGACTTCGACGAAGCGACGAAAGCACAAATCAAAGGCAAAGTCGCGCTCATCGATCGTGGTGTTGTCGCATTTGCTGACAAAATCAAAAGAGCTCACGGTGCTGGCGCCATTGCCGTGATCGTAGCAAACAACGCCGATGGCGAGATGATCGTTATGGGCGGCGAGGGCTCTTACGACATCCCTGGAATTATGATCACGAAGAAAAGCGCAACGGCAGTAAAAGCCGAAATGGCAAAAGGCTCTGTGATCGTTGATTTAAAATCTGGAGCTATCATTGAAAAACCGTGGTTGGCGGATACCGCATCCCCGTTTTCTTCTCGCGGTCCCCGTTCTGAAGATGGCCTAATTAAACCTGAAATCTCATCGCCAGGTTCAAACATTATTTCCGCAGACATGGGCTTAGGCGCGAAAGGCGTTGCAAACTCGGGAACATCCATGGCCGCTCCTCATGTGGCGGGTGTGATGGCTCTTCTAAAGCAGAAGTTTAACACTTTGACTCCGGCGGAATTGAAATCTGTTCTTTTGGGTCATGGGAAAGTGATTTCTGATGCTAATAAAAAGACCTACACAATCAGCCGCCAAGGTGCCGGCCGTGTGCAAGTAGCTGAGTCTTTGAAAGCCCAAGTGGTTTCAATTCCCGCGACGGTTTCTTTGGGAATTACGGACGTTGAAAAGCAAAAAACTTTAAGCCGTCAGATCACTTTGAAAAACATCAGCGACGCGGCTTTGACTTTGACTCCAGAGTGGTCAGGATCTGCTGCTTTAAAAGTGAGTGCGCCTTCTGTGACGTTGGCTGCGGGTGAATCTAAAACTATCACTGTGACGGCAAAAATCATCGGCTCTTTGATGCAAAATCAAACAGATGAATTGGACGGCTTCTTGAAATTCAAAACTTCAGAAACTGTGGCGTTAAAACTTCCAGCGTTGGCAGTGGTTCGTCAAATTTCGCAAGTGAGCGTAAAATCTTTGACGGTGCACGCAACTTCAGCGGCAGATGCTGCCGGCAGCGTGGCGACGCTTGAAATTCTGAATAAGGGCGTCAACACAGGTTATGCTTACCTATTTAACTTGTTGGGTTCCGACTCACGCAAGAAAGATCCAAAGCCCGATTTAGCTCACAACCGCAACTGTGACATGCAATCAGCTGGATACCGCATTATCGAAAAAGACGGTGTCAAAAAATTGCAAGTGGCGATCAAGCTTTTTGAAGGCATGACGACTTGGAACACCTGCGAAGTGAACGTGCAAATCGACGCTGACGGAGACGGCGTCACAGATCAGGAGCTTGCAGGTCTTCCTGCCGAAGACGTTCCAGGTCTGACTGGCGAGCAATTTGCGACTTTGCTTCTTGATGGCGCACAAGCCCGCGAACTTCGTAAAAAGTTTGAAGCCGACTTTGCAGCAAATCCAGAGAAAGCGAAAGAAGACTACTCATCAGCGGTTTTAGATCAGCAAGCGATGTATGTGTTTGATAACTCGACGTTAGCGATTATTGAAGCTGATGTTTCCGCACTCGCTTTAGCTGAAACCGGAGAGTTGAATATTAAAGTCTCAACCACTCACCAAGATAATGGCGTGATCGAGTACGATGACTATTTGGAAAACCAAGATACAAAATGGCAGAAAGTTTCTGTCAACTCTTTGGCGCAAGCTTATGCAGAACTGCCAGAGGAAATCGAACTTGCTGGCGGTACAAGCCAAAGCCTTTCTTTGGTCAAAGGTTATGGCGCTGAAAGCCTGGTTCTTTACGCTCCTCAAAACAGAGCGGTTCGTGACACTGTTCTTGAAGACTCTCAGTCTCAGGTTGTACCTGTGACTTACAATTCCGAAGATTAA
- a CDS encoding pirin family protein produces the protein MKKLLFSQTTEQRHWVGDGFPVRSIFSYNDRAKEMSPFLLMDYAGPANFPASSSKERRGVGEHPHRGFETVTIVYDGQVEHRDSAGGGGIIGPGDVQWMTAASGLVHEEFHGPDFAKQGGRFEMVQLWVNLPRAYKMSSPRYQGIVSKNIPSVELADGAGVARIIAGNFDGHKGPAMTFTSINLWDLRLKAGHTTEFKVPAGHTASVFVLSGKVRLGTGEVLQEASLAALDPVGDVFSLAVESDAKVLFMGGEAIHEPVVGYGPFVMNSKAEIMQAITDYQLGRMGQLAQEVVR, from the coding sequence ATGAAAAAACTTCTCTTCTCTCAGACTACAGAACAGCGTCATTGGGTGGGTGATGGATTTCCGGTTCGTTCAATCTTCTCCTACAATGACCGCGCAAAAGAAATGTCACCATTTCTTTTGATGGACTATGCAGGCCCTGCAAATTTTCCGGCATCTTCCAGTAAAGAACGTCGCGGTGTCGGCGAACACCCTCATCGCGGTTTTGAAACGGTCACAATAGTTTACGACGGTCAGGTGGAACATCGTGATTCAGCAGGTGGCGGCGGAATTATCGGCCCCGGCGATGTGCAATGGATGACAGCGGCTTCTGGATTGGTGCATGAAGAATTTCATGGTCCCGACTTCGCGAAACAAGGTGGACGCTTTGAAATGGTTCAGCTTTGGGTGAACCTGCCTCGTGCTTACAAAATGTCTTCTCCTCGTTACCAAGGAATTGTCTCAAAAAACATTCCTTCGGTGGAGTTGGCGGATGGGGCCGGGGTTGCGCGAATCATCGCTGGAAATTTTGACGGGCATAAAGGCCCTGCTATGACGTTTACATCGATCAATCTTTGGGATCTTAGATTGAAAGCAGGGCATACGACAGAATTCAAAGTGCCTGCAGGACACACGGCTTCGGTCTTTGTCCTTAGCGGGAAAGTGCGTTTAGGAACAGGTGAGGTTTTGCAAGAAGCCTCGCTAGCCGCTCTTGATCCGGTTGGAGATGTTTTCTCTTTAGCCGTGGAAAGTGACGCGAAGGTTCTTTTCATGGGTGGTGAAGCCATTCATGAACCCGTTGTCGGTTACGGACCTTTTGTGATGAACTCGAAAGCCGAGATCATGCAAGCTATCACCGATTATCAACTAGGTCGCATGGGTCAGTTGGCTCAAGAAGTTGTACGATAA
- a CDS encoding LysR family transcriptional regulator, which produces MKPNLDTNLFFIAESLYRTLNVSQTAKELHMSQSAVSHALARLRAHFDDALFVRVSKGMAATETAKKLRPSVEEFVKQARDLSQKLERFDPVKAKGRITIATTDLVEVMIMPALLKRLKKEAPLLQISIRPTGGELPVKDLERGTYDFAIAGFYKDLPEGFYQKKLWEGGFSTAFRKGHGFIRGELSPSQFYQCDHALITLQGDFKDGLKRKVGTKIQERNIVLGSYSFTGLAWTLANTDIVLTAPTVLLEKYKEYFPIHIQKPPVEMPKITLQMIWHGITHKDPLKQWFRDVLTSEFQKLK; this is translated from the coding sequence ATGAAACCAAACCTAGACACCAATTTGTTCTTTATTGCCGAAAGCCTTTACCGAACGCTGAATGTTTCACAAACAGCTAAAGAACTTCATATGAGTCAGTCTGCCGTCAGTCACGCGCTTGCAAGACTTCGCGCCCATTTTGATGACGCTTTGTTCGTTAGAGTCTCTAAAGGCATGGCAGCAACCGAGACAGCAAAAAAATTACGGCCGTCCGTCGAGGAATTCGTAAAACAAGCTCGGGATCTTTCGCAAAAATTAGAACGCTTTGATCCTGTCAAAGCGAAAGGACGCATCACCATCGCCACAACGGACCTCGTAGAGGTGATGATCATGCCTGCTTTGTTGAAACGCTTGAAAAAAGAAGCTCCCCTCCTGCAAATCTCCATCAGGCCCACCGGCGGAGAACTCCCCGTCAAAGATTTGGAAAGAGGGACTTACGACTTTGCCATTGCTGGATTTTATAAAGATCTGCCCGAAGGCTTTTATCAAAAAAAACTCTGGGAAGGCGGATTTTCAACAGCCTTCAGAAAAGGCCACGGATTTATTCGCGGAGAGCTTTCGCCGTCTCAGTTTTATCAATGCGATCATGCTTTGATCACTCTTCAGGGGGATTTTAAAGACGGATTGAAAAGAAAAGTCGGCACTAAAATTCAAGAACGAAACATAGTCCTGGGTTCGTACAGTTTTACCGGACTCGCATGGACGCTAGCAAACACAGACATCGTACTCACGGCGCCCACAGTGTTATTAGAAAAATACAAAGAATACTTTCCGATCCACATTCAAAAACCACCTGTGGAGATGCCTAAAATCACGCTTCAAATGATCTGGCATGGTATCACGCACAAGGATCCTCTGAAGCAATGGTTTAGAGACGTACTGACAAGTGAGTTTCAAAAGCTTAAATAA
- a CDS encoding type 1 glutamine amidotransferase domain-containing protein, which produces MKKALIVITNHDQKGDTKQQTGWFLSEVTHIYYPLVAAGYKVDFASPRGGVAPMDESSRDLKDADNKRFVENKELMAQTQNTLALANVNPKDYQIVHFAGGHGAMWDFPGNEAVNKVAAGVYDNGGIVAAVCHGPAALVDVKLANGKYLVEGKDVSAFTDAEEAEVGLAKTVPFLLESKLRSRGAKMHPAKNWSDQSSVSERLVTGQNPQSGHSVAKKIVELAKTLK; this is translated from the coding sequence ATGAAAAAGGCTCTTATCGTTATTACGAATCATGATCAAAAAGGTGACACGAAACAACAAACCGGATGGTTTCTATCAGAGGTAACACATATTTATTATCCCCTGGTGGCAGCGGGATATAAAGTCGATTTCGCAAGTCCTCGAGGTGGTGTCGCCCCTATGGATGAATCAAGCCGCGACCTCAAAGATGCAGATAACAAACGCTTCGTTGAAAACAAAGAGCTGATGGCTCAAACACAGAATACACTGGCATTAGCCAACGTAAATCCTAAGGACTATCAAATCGTTCACTTTGCCGGGGGCCATGGTGCTATGTGGGATTTCCCTGGAAACGAGGCGGTCAATAAGGTGGCAGCGGGAGTTTATGACAACGGCGGGATTGTCGCAGCAGTCTGCCATGGGCCTGCAGCTTTAGTGGATGTCAAGTTGGCGAATGGGAAGTACCTCGTGGAGGGAAAAGATGTCAGTGCCTTTACGGATGCGGAAGAAGCCGAAGTGGGGCTAGCGAAAACGGTTCCGTTTTTACTTGAGTCGAAGCTGCGCAGTCGTGGGGCGAAGATGCATCCCGCGAAGAACTGGTCGGATCAAAGCAGTGTTTCTGAAAGATTGGTAACCGGTCAGAATCCTCAGTCTGGTCACAGTGTTGCTAAGAAGATTGTCGAATTAGCAAAAACTCTGAAGTAA
- a CDS encoding SRPBCC family protein, which translates to MGAKNKSNELKIIRIYDAPVKLVWDAWTDPKKVAKWWGPRGFTITTHSKDLKPGGHWAYTMHGPDGTNWENKTLYHEVEKHAKLVYDHGGNDDRPPLFRVTVLFSELNNGKTKMDMTMTLPTPEAAEQTRKFIKQASGNSTWDRLAEYLSDEIDHKEKFVINRTFETDINTMFEMWTNPQHFSKWLAPTGFSMEYIRSEIKPGSTTFSMMTNGDIKMYNHIKYLEIEKPHRIVYTTAFVDEKENRSHHPALPVWPQIMLTTIQLAEEGPEETRVTVTWEPQNATPEEIAIFVQHKPSMTMGWTGSFDKLEELLQK; encoded by the coding sequence ATGGGCGCAAAAAATAAATCCAACGAACTTAAAATCATCCGCATCTATGACGCTCCCGTAAAATTGGTGTGGGATGCATGGACAGATCCCAAAAAAGTCGCGAAATGGTGGGGCCCTCGAGGCTTCACGATCACGACACACAGTAAAGATTTAAAACCGGGCGGGCACTGGGCCTACACCATGCACGGACCTGATGGCACGAACTGGGAAAATAAAACCCTCTATCACGAGGTGGAAAAACACGCGAAGCTCGTTTATGACCATGGAGGCAATGATGATCGCCCTCCCCTCTTTCGCGTGACCGTTCTTTTTTCAGAACTGAATAATGGCAAGACGAAAATGGATATGACGATGACACTGCCTACACCAGAAGCGGCAGAGCAAACTCGCAAGTTTATTAAACAGGCGAGCGGAAATTCCACTTGGGACCGCTTGGCAGAATATCTTTCTGACGAGATCGATCACAAAGAAAAGTTCGTTATCAATCGCACGTTCGAAACCGACATCAACACCATGTTTGAGATGTGGACGAATCCTCAACACTTTTCAAAATGGTTGGCGCCGACAGGATTTTCGATGGAGTACATTCGATCAGAAATCAAGCCGGGCTCTACAACTTTTAGCATGATGACCAATGGAGATATCAAGATGTACAACCACATCAAGTATCTTGAGATCGAGAAACCTCATCGCATCGTTTACACGACAGCTTTTGTGGATGAAAAAGAAAATAGATCTCACCACCCCGCTTTGCCGGTATGGCCACAAATCATGCTTACGACAATTCAGTTGGCGGAAGAGGGACCTGAGGAAACTCGTGTGACAGTAACGTGGGAACCGCAGAACGCCACTCCGGAAGAGATAGCCATCTTTGTTCAGCACAAACCAAGTATGACCATGGGCTGGACAGGATCTTTTGATAAGTTAGAAGAACTTTTACAAAAATAG